One stretch of Prunus persica cultivar Lovell chromosome G1, Prunus_persica_NCBIv2, whole genome shotgun sequence DNA includes these proteins:
- the LOC18790987 gene encoding protein At-4/1 isoform X2, protein MAATSDKEMDSLLSTFDQIYQDFKSGVAEIQLANSTCNAEAKKREALEFTCNNLKQENERLTRLYTECLNNVADQLERRSSSQGLKEEVKRMREECLSKEEERRKAMELAKQDCAAKVDDLEAQIRGFMLEKATNEATIDHLQRDLAAHKSHLHVLASRLDHVQLDVESKYILEIQDLKDCLAIEQEEKNESSKKLQDLQKELLVSRSKLVEQQRDSNSIWQVETLKTKIMKLRKENEILKRKFPHSDEG, encoded by the exons atgGCGGCAACCAGTGACAAAGAAATGGATTCTCTGCTTTCCACTTTCGATCAAATCTACCAG GATTTCAAGAGCGGCGTGGCAGAGATCCAGTTGGCGAATTCCACGTGTAATGCCGAGGCCAAGAAGCGAGAAGCTCTGGAATTCACCTGCAACAATCTTAAGCAAG AAAATGAGCGATTGACCAGATTGTACACCGAGTGTTTGAACAATGTTGCCGATCAGCTAGAACGCCGTAGCTCAAGCCAGGGCTTGAAAGAAGAGGTGAAGAGGATGAGGGAGGAGTGCCTCAGTAAAGAAGAAGAGCGTAGGAAGGCCATGGAATTGGCTAAGCAAGACTGTGCTGCCAAGGTTGATGACTTGGAGGCTCAAATTAG AGGGTTTATGCTTGAGAAGGCGACAAATGAAGCAACCATTGATCACCTTCAACGGGATTTAGCAGCTCATAAATCCCATCTGCATGTTCTAGCAAGCAGGTTGGATCATGTGCAGTTAGATGTGGAATCAAAAT ATATTCTGGAGATTCAGGATTTAAAGGACTGTCTTGCAATTGAACAGGAGGAGAAAAATGAGTCGAGTAAAAAACTCCAGGACTTACAGAAGGAAT TGCTGGTTAGCAGATCAAAGCTCGTTGAGCAGCAACGAGATTCGAATTCGATTTGGCAGGTTGAAACACTTAAGACCAAGATTATGAAGCTGAGGAAGGAGAATGAGATCTTAAAGCGCAAGTTTCCTCATTCAGATGAGGGCTAG
- the LOC18790987 gene encoding protein At-4/1 isoform X1 — MAATSDKEMDSLLSTFDQIYQNSQDFKSGVAEIQLANSTCNAEAKKREALEFTCNNLKQENERLTRLYTECLNNVADQLERRSSSQGLKEEVKRMREECLSKEEERRKAMELAKQDCAAKVDDLEAQIRGFMLEKATNEATIDHLQRDLAAHKSHLHVLASRLDHVQLDVESKYILEIQDLKDCLAIEQEEKNESSKKLQDLQKELLVSRSKLVEQQRDSNSIWQVETLKTKIMKLRKENEILKRKFPHSDEG, encoded by the exons atgGCGGCAACCAGTGACAAAGAAATGGATTCTCTGCTTTCCACTTTCGATCAAATCTACCAG AATTCTCAGGATTTCAAGAGCGGCGTGGCAGAGATCCAGTTGGCGAATTCCACGTGTAATGCCGAGGCCAAGAAGCGAGAAGCTCTGGAATTCACCTGCAACAATCTTAAGCAAG AAAATGAGCGATTGACCAGATTGTACACCGAGTGTTTGAACAATGTTGCCGATCAGCTAGAACGCCGTAGCTCAAGCCAGGGCTTGAAAGAAGAGGTGAAGAGGATGAGGGAGGAGTGCCTCAGTAAAGAAGAAGAGCGTAGGAAGGCCATGGAATTGGCTAAGCAAGACTGTGCTGCCAAGGTTGATGACTTGGAGGCTCAAATTAG AGGGTTTATGCTTGAGAAGGCGACAAATGAAGCAACCATTGATCACCTTCAACGGGATTTAGCAGCTCATAAATCCCATCTGCATGTTCTAGCAAGCAGGTTGGATCATGTGCAGTTAGATGTGGAATCAAAAT ATATTCTGGAGATTCAGGATTTAAAGGACTGTCTTGCAATTGAACAGGAGGAGAAAAATGAGTCGAGTAAAAAACTCCAGGACTTACAGAAGGAAT TGCTGGTTAGCAGATCAAAGCTCGTTGAGCAGCAACGAGATTCGAATTCGATTTGGCAGGTTGAAACACTTAAGACCAAGATTATGAAGCTGAGGAAGGAGAATGAGATCTTAAAGCGCAAGTTTCCTCATTCAGATGAGGGCTAG
- the LOC18790987 gene encoding protein At-4/1 isoform X3: MAATSDKEMDSLLSTFDQIYQNSQDFKSGVAEIQLANSTCNAEAKKREALEFTCNNLKQENERLTRLYTECLNNVADQLERRSSSQGLKEEVKRMREECLSKEEERRKAMELAKQDCAAKVDDLEAQIRGFMLEKATNEATIDHLQRDLAAHKSHLHVLASRLDHVQLDVESKYILEIQDLKDCLAIEQEEKNESSKKLQDLQKECECECWLADQSSLSSNEIRIRFGRLKHLRPRL, translated from the exons atgGCGGCAACCAGTGACAAAGAAATGGATTCTCTGCTTTCCACTTTCGATCAAATCTACCAG AATTCTCAGGATTTCAAGAGCGGCGTGGCAGAGATCCAGTTGGCGAATTCCACGTGTAATGCCGAGGCCAAGAAGCGAGAAGCTCTGGAATTCACCTGCAACAATCTTAAGCAAG AAAATGAGCGATTGACCAGATTGTACACCGAGTGTTTGAACAATGTTGCCGATCAGCTAGAACGCCGTAGCTCAAGCCAGGGCTTGAAAGAAGAGGTGAAGAGGATGAGGGAGGAGTGCCTCAGTAAAGAAGAAGAGCGTAGGAAGGCCATGGAATTGGCTAAGCAAGACTGTGCTGCCAAGGTTGATGACTTGGAGGCTCAAATTAG AGGGTTTATGCTTGAGAAGGCGACAAATGAAGCAACCATTGATCACCTTCAACGGGATTTAGCAGCTCATAAATCCCATCTGCATGTTCTAGCAAGCAGGTTGGATCATGTGCAGTTAGATGTGGAATCAAAAT ATATTCTGGAGATTCAGGATTTAAAGGACTGTCTTGCAATTGAACAGGAGGAGAAAAATGAGTCGAGTAAAAAACTCCAGGACTTACAGAAGGAATGTGAGTGTGAG TGCTGGTTAGCAGATCAAAGCTCGTTGAGCAGCAACGAGATTCGAATTCGATTTGGCAGGTTGAAACACTTAAGACCAAGATTATGA